A genomic window from Pyxicephalus adspersus chromosome 2, UCB_Pads_2.0, whole genome shotgun sequence includes:
- the LYZ gene encoding lysozyme C, protein MKSLMQILGVLLLTIALSKGKTFERCELAKVMKGQGLDGYKGYSLANWVCTAFYESSFNTQSKNFNPGDNSTDYGILQINSRWWCNDYKTPGAHNACNIDCSAFLSDDISESVNCAKRVVRDPKGMNAWVGWRNHCKGTDLSKWIKGCGLDY, encoded by the exons ATGAAGTCTCTGATGCAAATCCTAGGAGTCCTTCTCCTAACAATTGCATTATCCAAAGGAAAAACGTTTGAGAGATGTGAGCTTGCAAAAGTCATGAAAGGACAGGGTCTGGATGGATATAAAGGATATAGCCTAGCAAACT GGGTTTGCACAGCTTTTTACGAGAGTTCCTTCAACACACAGAGCAAAAACTTCAATCCAGGAGACAACAGCACAGATTATGGTATTCTTCAAATAAACAGTCGGTGGTGGTGTAATGATTACAAAACCCCAGGAGCTCACAATGCTTGTAATATTGATTGTTCGG CTTTTCTATCTGATGACATCTCGGAGTCTGTGAATTGCGCAAAGCGTGTGGTGCGTGATCCTAAGGGCATGAATGCATG ggttgGATGGAGAAACCATTGCAAAGGAACGGATTTGTCTAAATGGATTAAAGGTTGTGGTCTTGACTATTAA